In Theobroma cacao cultivar B97-61/B2 chromosome 7, Criollo_cocoa_genome_V2, whole genome shotgun sequence, the genomic window tttttttaatatatgtcACCAAAGAATGATTCATCCACTCGTCACTCATTCAATAtaggatttgaattgttggATAAGGAAAGTGAAAAACACCAGGAAGAGGAAACATCATTGTGGATCTCAAGAATAAGATAGAAAATGAGAGTAGGTTAGATTTTGActtttctaataaaattttaaattataaaaataaatttttttgtctttccatgtaatatttaaattttaatatataaattactttttaataaatttactttaaCTTGGAATTTTTTACCTCATTCCTTAcaaaaattgcaaaaaaattaattgattcattaatattattaattacataaaactTAATGAAactcaataaaaattatataaaaggTAAAAGTTTTTGATAAATGAGGGGTGTCATGAAACACCACTCTCCTAAAGGTGGGTCCGCCCATGCCAcctacttcttcttcttcttattcttctttcttaaaactaTAGaacttttattgataaaaGTTCAAAAAGCTGGGTCAAAAGATTGTAGCTTAAGTTTATGgaatttacaattaaaataaaataaccttTGTTAACTAAGGGAACTAGATTTAGGGATGTCTAGTCCCCTTGACCACCAAAATTCACATGAATGGTAAGGAAAATTGAATCTCATGATAGTCATATTCCAAATATATTCAGAATCACCACACCACGTTTAAGCCCTCCATGAGGTCTTCTAAAGTCATTTGCTATGCTATTTCTTCGCACATTTGATTTACAGAatagaatgaaataaaatagaatagttattccatagaaataaaatagggtaggaatagaataaaataattattatatagtttgGCTCATAAAATGAAATCGAATAGGAATTgctattatgatttatttcaaTGCCTGGTTGATAAGAATAACTTTGGAAAAACTatagaataaataataaaatgataaaactaCCCTTTGttataataagatttattttcatcaaaaaaatactctttatataatttagtaaaaatttatacCAAAAGNGTAAAcaaaaaataccctttatataatttagtaaaatttataccaaaagaaaaaattaccttttattataatttaagtaaattttttcttttttaatctttttatttttagtttcattaaaacttttcaataatttaataatttatcatgaaactattaataaatttgtttatattttgtCTATTtgtgttcttccttttttaatttatatttttattaaaaacttaaaatattaataatttaataattcaaacattaacatttaaaatattaatattttatttataatttaaacactcttatgataaaatattaaaatattaataattttaaatttataatattaagtttttataatttataattaaaatttaaacttttttattttaaattgttttccttttcctttcttcgTCTCTGTTGGCCAGCCACCAGAGATGTCGCTTGTGTAATGGAACGTCGATGTGGCGCACCACATGGCTAGATCTAGTCACTAAAGTGCCAGATCTTGTGCCTCTAGCAATGAGATAAGGCTAAGGAATGCCTCCGAGGTTGGATTTGGCCGTTTCACACTTAATCCATCCATGGACACTAGAGCCGATGGCTCTTTGGTCGAATCTGGCCAAAGAGCACTTGATCAATACTTTCCATGACCATATCCGATCATGGAACTACTATCGTCGTCACCTTTAATGGTGGGTGGaggttagagagagaaagagaaaggcaAGAtgtcaaaacttgtttttggcAATTCGTGACCGATGCAAGGACCAATGTGGTTATGGACCACtaggcctaagcaagcctctcAATCAACGTGTGTAGGCTAGTCATCCACCACATCCAATCATACAATCATTCAATGTAAATAGATTATACATGCATAGGTGTCATCACACAGTGATGCAACTGCTCAACATAAAGTGTGGAAACACTTTTTTCCATTAGTAACATTTgtataacatatatatcatACCAACATTCAAATGCACTTCTTAGTGCTCACATGGGCTCTTAAGCCATCATTTATCACATTTGTATAAATCCATACAATTGTAACGTCATTCAATGGTTTTACAGTCAAAACACGTTCAAAAGGTTATAAACAATAACAATAATGTAAAGATCGACTCGTCACCGGAACATGACTCAACCCTTTAGGTTGCAAGCGGCTGCTAGAACACCTACCAAGAAGGAACGAATCACATCTTCATGACACGGGTTGTTAGATAGCTAAACATCAATCTGCAAAAGAATGGGATACTAATGTGTGAGTTATAAAGACTGCGTGAGTGAAtgtaaaaaagggaaaagtcGAGGGGTTAGAGCTTTTGCACAAGTATAATCTTTTAATAACGTGAATGTATGAACTTTAAATACTTATTCATCAAATCTTTAAGAGTGGAAGTAAATCAAATCTTTGACGACACTTTAAAACCTTTTTGAGTTGAGTACTAGATCTTCAAATCATTGGtcataactttaaatcaaacattTGAATACTTTCCAAAGCCAATTGGGTCATATTAACCTTTGGAATAAAACATGAGTGTAAAACCATTGGGAACACATCAAGAAAGGGCTAAACTTACCATTTGGGAATTGAAGTCTCAATACTTTTAGGGGAAGTATCGATACTTCTGGTTGAGGTCTTGATACCTCCTCTAAGGGTATTGAAACTTTCTAGGAAGAATGGTATTCAAGCATTTTAAGCTCCCTTCGAGGTCTCGATACTTCATTCATATAAACCCAAAATTAGACTACTTTGAGCTCATTTCAACCTTATTAAACCTCTTTAGCTAAAAATCTACCTTAAGACTTACCTCAAAATCATAATTGGCTAAGAAACCTCATTTCCAAGCTATCTTAGCATAATTCATATTACATTAAGGTTAAGCAAGTCATGCATCAATCAATTCAATAAACAACTTAGGCCTAACTAGTGACGATGGTATAGTCCCCATCACTCTTTGACATCTTAAGTGAATCTTGGACTGGAATTGTCACCTCAAGTCCATGCTATGTATGACTGATGTTAATGGTGTAGTCCCCATCACCCTTGTACATCATAGTTACATTTTTCTATGACTCATACTCATACTCATGCTCACCTTTCAATTCTTCATAGCCATTTAACAATATCAGGCATATACCATCTTAATCATGTACTCATACTTAACTTATATGGTATGTGGAAACATCATCAcatacaatttataaattagcaTATAACATGTGTTCATACTCATATTATGTATAGTCATATTATGAACTCAAGGGTGGGAATGCCTTTATCCACTTTAATCTCATCTAACTTACATGTAGTTCATACATATCTCATTAAAGTGGTGGTTTGGTTTAAAAACACTTGAAAGGACTTGTCTtccttgttgaaaactaatacatagtagaatatttataaatacatacatacatacatacatacatacatacNACCAACCCAACCCAACCCAAGCCGTTTGTTTAAGCCGAGCCATGCATTTTCCATTACAACTTTTTGaacaatattatatattataatatatatatatatatatatatagtaactAATACAAGTTCACAAATTCGTGCAAAACATGGGATCAATCACAAACACATTTTGCATTTATGAAGTAGCTATGAAAATCATATCATCCACGTAACTCAACAAATCATGATTTACATACTAAAATAGTTTGAAAGCAATCTATCCACTTACCTTTTTGGAACATTTTGAACCTTTCCTTGACTTTCGACAAGTACTTGATAATTCTAtgaaatagaattattttgtttcaattgTTCTTAAAAGTTAGCTAAGTTCTTAAGTTTAggttataatttaattatttctcaaagtatatttttatcaagttattctaattttatgtttatttatcttagtttagttattatttatttgtttttatgtttttttgtaGGATTCTAGAAGAATAGAGCTTAATTGAGTGAAGAAAGGTGTTTAAGGAGCATAGACCCTGCTCATATATATTAcggtattttgatcataactCTCACTCCAAATGTCCAAATGATAAAATTCtgagaccattggaaagctaagagatcgagctacaactttcattgAGATTACTTTCTAGTTCTACCTCcaagatggagaaaatcaTAGTCGAAGTTGACAGAGTGTAGTagtcaagaaaaagaagacatGAAGCAAAGAGAGCGTCGCAGCTTAGATGGGGTGTTCCACGGCATCGAGCTGGAAACTGAAGAGATAAGGTGGAAAAGAGAAGGTTATGGGCTGACAAAGTCCTTATTAAACTCTACACTTATCCTAAGCCTATATTAAAAGTTTTTAGGGTAAAGAAGTTTAGTTTAGGTAGAATTAGCTTAAATAGAAGTTAGccatatatatacacacattaCAGAGAAATCTTAAtagagattcaagaagctagaagttgaggctgaagattgaagatcaaggttgcaaatatttattttcttccttagcttttattttcattatgtctagctaaatttatttttctagaattgcaattgaactcatatgtagtttaagtttttactctttttccAACTTATTTTCAATGGGATTTGGattgtttattctaatttgttcttaatgtttttaattgtctgaacatcaattaaattgatctaggaacctAAATATAACTttggaaagggagtttagtatAGACTAAGATTGGAATaacatataataatatttttttgattgaaTGAATGCATTGATATGTGTATAGGATTGGAATATAACTATATGTCCTATGTAGCCATTATTaaagcctgaacttaatgagtctttttttatttcaatgcaCATAGAAacatagtgttttggttaagataaataattttataagagaCTCGGAGAGAgcattataaaaaattgaggactctagattagcaattcaaccaattggaataagttaaggaaaaaAGGTAAGGTTTaaatgaagtgtgagggatattataAGTGTAGGCtagtttaatttgatttttatttaattatattattgctttgacttttaattattGGTTAATTACTTTTGGTTAATTAAATTctagtttaattaaatttctatttttgattatttggacAAGATTAAActgttttaattttggtacttagtaaagttttatatcaattctctatgggatcGACACTCTGCATACCATTGTATTATCTTTTCGATACATATACTTATGTAGGTAGAATTTTAAATAACAGTACTTCATGTCCCTAAAGATACTAGCTTTTTTACCGTGCCTAGCACATCATAAATTGTATGCTTACAATATCATTGAGTGTAAATCTTCAACCAAACTTAGTCTATATTTCTAACCATAAACTAGTCTTAAAACTTATTTTAGTTAATGCTAACATTACCTTGGTGAGTTTTAAAAGCTAGAACCACTCGAAACCTAACATTGGAGATCAAAAATCATAACTTTATATATGGACAGAACCTTAGGAAGAAAACCAATAAACTTTAATGTTGGAAAATCATTTCCTTACTTCCATAAATGctgaaaatcaaatctaaagGCTGAAAATCAGGTCATACTTGAATAAAAATGGATTTGAAGCTTGAAAGAGTGCAAAAGAGGTGTTCGATAGCTGGAGAAATGAGAAGATTGTCAGGTCTTGAAATTTGAGCCATATTTATAGTTTGAGGTGTGAAAAAACAACTTTACccctttattttttgaattctaACGCTAAGGTATCAATTCCTTGAACCTAGATCCCGATACTTTTGAAATAGAATGGTTCTATTTGGGTTTTTTGACCAAAAGTCTCCAGACTTCTTGTGGAAGTCTTGATACTTATTTTTTGGGTAGTATGGCTAAAGACCTTATGAAAAGTCTCGGGACTTTATTCTTTCCAAGTATAAGGTATTGACACTTCATAGCCAAGTCTCAATATCTTGGCTCCAGAATGCTATTTCAAAGTGAAAAATCAAGTCTTTTGACCCCCTTTGAATCCCAACTTCCCCAAAAGACatttaaaaccatttaaagaaTATTTGTAAGCCAAAAGTGTTTAAAATGGTTCACAAAACTTTAAATCTTTAGCTCACCAAATTAAGTTACACTCCTACTCTTTAGGTGGAGGTGGGATTTCACAGTAAATGAGCATTTAggcatgaaatgtgatttaCTGGCGAAATCCTTGTTTACCCTGCGAATGGCATTGAAGATGCATGCTCAAATTCTTAGTCTTTGGAAGACACTTCAAGTTATGATATGTTTCATTCATTATTTCTCTGTTAATTTCCACTGTCAACATTTGAAAGAAATCTGCACAAACAAGAAAGATTTTGAATAAGGTACCCTAGAAGGCACTAGCCAACTGATGCACGTAGCACAGTATGTCAAATATGCAGTTTAAGCCAAACAGAGACATATTGTGAGTACAATATGTGAACTGAACATGGTAGACAAAAAGAGAGGATTTGATAATTGAAGTAGAGAAAATCAAGTTCCTGGTAGTTTATAATGGTATGCAATGAAAATAAGTTAACTAGAATAGAAAGTGATCACTTACAGTCCGCAGCTAAAGGGAGATAACATCACATATGGTTTGTATGAGAGTAAGCACAAGAAGGATAACTGCAGCAACTGTGGCAACATCTCGCCATAGACTTGAGAAATATTGGAGTTTCAGGATTGCTATCCAACTATGATGACGAGCTGCATTGTATGCATTGAGCTTCTTAAAAAGTTCAGAATAATGATTCTTATTCACTTCAATATGTTTGCAAAGTTTGTTGAACAAAGATACTACTGCTTTATGACTGCCAAGCTGGTTAATGATAATTCTTCTTCGAACAAGTAAATCCACATCTTCAGCAGATTTGACCAGATATTCCATTAGAAAGATATAGTCACAAATGTAAGTGTCCTGTGGATAGTAGCATTGCTCCCAAGCCATGAGGTTTCCATAAAACAATTCAGTCGAGTCGTCCACTCTAAAGGGGGGAATTTTCAGCACTCCGTTGTTTTCAATAAATTCAATGTCAAGTAAACATTTGTTTGAGCTCACCTTAAATTTCAGGCCTGCTTCTAGCAGCAGAACTGCACTGTATAAATATTCACCTTGTACATTGCCCTCCTCTAGGTTTAATTCTGGTTTATTTTCTCCAGGCTTTCGGGATGAATAACGTTGCAGTGAAGACCTTATCAGATCCATCAAAGACTTTACCCTTTTGTGGATCCATTTGCAACGAAGGGATTCTTCATTGTTGTTCTGCATCTGAAATAAATGTGGTGGTAGCTGAAATGTTCGTACCAAATCTAGGAAATGTTTTGGTCCTTCCAGCATGGATCTATAGTCAACATATTCGCGATTGTTTGGGGATAGTATATCTTCAATGGATATGTTATGGTTGTAATAATGGCTGAAGAAGTAGTAGGTAAGATCAAAAAAGGAAGGGAATTTGGGGTTACTGGAAAAGGCAAGTCCATATATGGTCctaagaagaaagatgggaaGCTGATTTTGAAGTAAGATCAAGTCGTACCGTATATCAAGTAGGAACATCCCCGACTTACAATTAGATATACATAGTATATCTATACATAGTATAATTAGATatagtatattattaattagatATAGATCATACACCTTTATATACATAGTATAAACGTGGTCCTCAAGCCACGTTTATATACATAGTATAATTAGATATAGATCATACACCTTCCTCATCAATGAGAAACTATGTATTTTGtgacaaatataaataatttatcaagaaaaatttacgaatcacttaaaaaaatattattaatttttttcgaTAAATCATAACAAGTTTCATTAAATATCAATTCCATAACCCTCTGAAAAACAAAAGTTTGTTCGTCAATGTATACTCTTTACAGAACATCATGCTCAGACCCACACCCTGTACAAAACATCTTAAACCAACATCCctttacaaaaaaaagaatgtattaatgttttaaaactttaatacGAATAGTGGATACATGAGCAGTCCTTGGGCCAAATCTTATGGAACTGCACATTGAAAATCTAAGTCTACACACGACTCGGTCCAGCCATAGGTATATTCATTtatgatgaaaataataaaaattgtattaatgttttaaaattttaattttattttagaatttaaACTAAATTCGAATACACTTTTTTTCCcgttttaaattaaatgttcacatttgacttgacattaatattaaaaaactcCTTTAACcttaataattttgatattatttatcaaaataatatagcACCTTACGATATTGTATAGACTTTTTAAACGAAATGTTACATTTCTTGTAGTATACCAAATTTCctccaaatatttttttctcgaCCATGAATACAAACAATCCAATCCAAAGACACAGGATTTACAAGCAAAACAAAAGCCACcaatgaaaaaaacaaaaaaccacTCACACCACATAATGACAGAAacaaatcaaaaagaaaaaaaagcttgAAAACCAAATTGTGAGCAAATGAACAATCCAAATCAATCATTTCACCAGGAACAACATCCATTAGCTCAACGCAAAGCATCAAAATCATATAATTGAGAGAACTTTGCAATACAAACCGATTCCTTATGTGAAAATCAACATTCTCCAACGTCAAAACACCAAGAGAAAAACACAAGAAGCAGGCCATATGAAGTCACGAAAACAAACCACCTGAAAATCTACAAATCCACCCAACAAATATACCAGCAAGACGCCAACAAACCACTCAACCCACATACATATCAAAACCTTAGCAAAACCACCAAAACCAAAGGGAAACCATCAATCAGCCCTCATAAGGCAATGAAAAAAATCACACAGAGAATCGTCCATCAACACAAcccaacaaaaagaaaaaataaaaagtcgAAGAAAAGCAGCCACTtcaagaaaacaacaaaataatatttcaacCGTGTACCTGGGCCCGTCAAGCTTAGTTATCACAAAGAACAACCATCATATCCTAATCCCTTGCCACTCCACACTTGGCTAAGGAATCAGCTAAATCACAGGCAGACCGAAAAGTGTGCTGGATATGCCATGATTTAATCTTATGAATTTAGTGAtgctcctttctttttctccttgtaTTGTTTTTCCAGGTAACCATTTACTTTGTTGGCCCAAGGGCAAATTTAGGAATTTTTTTGATTGGTATCATTAAGATGatgttcaaaatattttttttctcgaTTCAAGATTTGCTGGAAGAgtacttaaatcaaattcaacaTAACTTTACTTAGAAGGATATTATTGAGTACCATCATTAGTATAATTTTATTGTTGTTGCTCGAGGTTTGAGTCTTGTGAAACaatttatttccttttaaaaCATCTTCCCATGCcttatttatctaaaattataaaatttgttaaaaattactatttatttgtattaattaaaatattagaattaataaaatatcattttacaTAGCAAATTATTAAGTTCAGTAACTAACAATATGACAATTTTCCATTCAttgatcaaaattaattataagcaTTCACAAACTGCATAaagttaaatacaaaaatgaaataatcaaataatatgtctataaaataaaaaaaaagagtcataatttcaagatattattTGACTTGCAATACTATTTTCTATTAACtagattataattatgaaaccaaataatcaaactaatcaaacaaatatttaGACATTAAGTATTTCAAAACTTAATTTGAGTTGAAAATTACACACAACTGAAGCACAGATGAGTTGTTTTGAGagtgaaaaatatatacaagGACCAAGATGGGAAAGGACTTGAATTTTAAGATAGAAAAAAtagtttaggttttgatttttttaataaaatcttaaattatagaagaaaaatattttttccttatagtatttaaatattaatacataaattttttttgataaatcatTTTTACTTGGAGTTTTAACCCCACTCcctataaaattataaaaaaaataataataagtttattaGTATATTAACTACCTTACATTCTAGATAAacagaataaaaattaatacattttaaaattgagtGGTGTCATGTGACACCACGCCCTCCAACCTGGGTCCGCCCATGACCCCACTGGAcggtgctttttttttttttgttgctttcATGCAGATACTTTATTCTTTCATAGTTCAAATAATTTGAACTCTGAGGTTTTTTTgtacttaattatttattattaataaattgaaCTTGgtttgaggaaaaaaaaatgttattcaACAAACAAAACCCATCAGAAAAGCATTaaacaatatataaaagaatgaaaaaaaaaaaaaaaagagaaaagaaggcCTGGCGTAAATCTCaatataatatgataaaaacTATACCTAGCACTCCCTTTGTTTGTGAGGGGTGAGAAACAAGTTctaaaagagagattttttaCCTCGATTAATCACCCTGGTCTTGCATTAGAGATGATAAAGGAAACTGGGAAGATTGAAGCAAAGGAATATTTCTCCCTCCTCTTTTGCTGGATTGGACAACAAAGGAATCgcaaaaaaattttgtcgGCCACGTTTCCATAGTTTCATTATTGAAGCaaagaattaagaataaaactttttactttttttttgcttgTCATTGAGTGGGAGCTttctacttttgtttttttttttttggtatgtACACGTATTTAGATTCTTTCATGTATtatttgaaaggaaaaaacagGAGAAGAATTCCaaatccaaaaaagaaaagatataaCATCGCACAGAACAGCCCAATAAATACCCCAAATATTAAAACACATAGCCAAAATCTTTCAAGTTTCAAAACAAGTGAAATATAAAAGCTTAACCAATTCATTGTCCTTTTCACACAAGACGGTGACAACCGaattcttatctaaaaatccCCTTTTAACTAATTCATCTTTCTCATCAACTCTGCCTTTTAGCACTTGTTAGTAGAAGATCCCGATTTTAAGAGGGACAAGGCCTACACATGCCTGTTTCTAGTGATCAAATTTGAGACAAGAAGTACCAAGAATCAGCTTGTAGAAAGACTTCGGTGAATATTCATATACATAGAATTTGTCATTATGCCAATGTTATTACAAGCATTTAAACATTTTCATTAAGAGTCTTTTGCTCATCCTTTTCTCGTAACAGTCACACTGAATATTCTTGAATGAgactatttaaaacaaaaatttagtgCATAATAACAACATATAGTAACTTGTTATTATCCATTGACCTTTTATTGTTAGTTTTGCTAACTCAAAGTTAGGTTTCCATTACTAGCACATTTAAGTCAAGGGTTTTAGTCCCATTCCACTAGATGCTGATTTTACAACCTCTCTTGGCAATGCTTTGGCAAGTAAATTGGTCAAGTTCTAGCGAAATTGAACAAAAGCTATTGTTACAACACCATTTGAGATTAATTCTCTTATATAGACATATTCGTAGACTTATTTGTCTAGACTTTTCATTATAAATCTTATTGTGGGCTACACACATTGTAGCCTCACTATTACAATATATGGAAATAGCTGGTATCAGTTGTGGTCACAACTTTATATCTAATAACaaatttctcattcatttCGCTTCCTTCACAACAGTTGCTAAtgct contains:
- the LOC108660462 gene encoding UPF0481 protein At3g47200-like, with product MFLLDIRYDLILLQNQLPIFLLRTIYGLAFSSNPKFPSFFDLTYYFFSHYYNHNISIEDILSPNNREYVDYRSMLEGPKHFLDLVRTFQLPPHLFQMQNNNEESLRCKWIHKRVKSLMDLIRSSLQRYSSRKPGENKPELNLEEGNVQGEYLYSAVLLLEAGLKFKVSSNKCLLDIEFIENNGVLKIPPFRVDDSTELFYGNLMAWEQCYYPQDTYICDYIFLMEYLVKSAEDVDLLVRRRIIINQLGSHKAVVSLFNKLCKHIEVNKNHYSELFKKLNAYNAARHHSWIAILKLQYFSSLWRDVATVAAVILLVLTLIQTICDVISL